In Coffea eugenioides isolate CCC68of chromosome 4, Ceug_1.0, whole genome shotgun sequence, the genomic stretch tggacttgcaagagctcgaggggacaatcatgactagcattggactagccacgatTACGTGCATTTatatccatcatacacatatataagtaatgtgcataattaaagcaagtagacatgtgagcacgtaattcacataacacataagcatgcatatctagatgccaagacctaagaaagcgattaaacacatagcacatagacatgcaaaacacacaaggcaattaaagccctaactattacattttttggggggggaaggcctactacaatctaaaaggggaaataaaaaaggaattaaacccctaactattacaattttggcattcgagtgccttccaaatgatgaaattgaactaaaattaatgcaaaactaagcaactaaagaaataaataaggtAAGAATGAAATAAtcacttaaagtcatgcaattgcacacataagacacatatatgcacgtagggtcaaataaagtcaagaaatgaagaatagagtgtacctccctcgcaatggtaatcaaaggaaggaaaagtagcttcaaaacaataaaaaggtcaaggtaccactttaattgagaaaaattaaaagaaatgcgcaaatacaaagctcacttgatcataaagcccctaaagtcatgacttaagtgcaatttaaacaaagcatagtagtcaattgaagcaaacaagcaatgaagttgtaaaattaaaactaccaaggaccaaattgaggagattattcaattgattgggtcatagcagcattagttagaagccaaggggtcaaagtgaaGTTTTAGAAAGTTAtttcatgcaatcttcatgcaaGGACGTGAGAAAAATTCTGCAATCAAGTTTCAGCAAGCTATGAAGCCTTCGGCAATTTCCAACTTTCTTGCTGCAGTTTCCTTAGCAATCTATTGAATACAAGTATTCATGCAAACTCCAAACAAAATCCATGAATTGCTCAATTGAGACCCAACAAAGCATTCTAAGGGAGAACAAGGAAAACTTTATATTCTGCTGCCATTTGCGTTTCCAAACAGATTCTGGGCAGCATTTTGTAAAGCCGTTTCATCCATCCAAAACTTTGAACTTAAGCGGCAAAACAAATAACCTCCTCATCCGACAAAACAAAACAATCGAGCTTAGCTTGTTGCAACAGATTTCATGCGCAAGCTTAAGCGCAAAGCAAACTGACACAAAAGGAAACATAGGCAGCAGCTCTTCCTGAGTTCATCTCCAACAAGAGCACATTATTGTTTTGTCAGAATTCGGGCCCAAATACACGAAACATAGGCATCCAAACACACAACCTCAACATCCAAGCAAGCAAAAGACAGCCATTTTCTAAACTTCTCATGCAAATGTTACGAGGAAAGTTGCTGCAATAGAAAGGAAGGCTTGCTGCAATTTCAGTCATCCTAAACGTAGTCATGCGAAGGAGTCCGCAGTTCTAATGGAGTTAGCAACTCAACTCAAAAACTGGAAGAACTTGGGATAAGGGGAAGGGAAGGTTAAGTGCAGCAGTGCAACATGAAACACAGCAGGGAAAGATTCGAACTTGCGGCGAACAGAGGTAACCCATAGCAGTCAAATACCAAGCAAAAATGAACCTTTCAAGTATGTCAAAAACTTCAACGCGACACAGGAAAAGGAAACTATAACATGGTATCCCAAAATGGTTGGTAAATCaaaatttcaaccaaaacaATATCAGCAATTAAAGAGAGAACAATCTGCTCGTGCGTGTTGCTGCAACAAAAACCCAGCACTTCAAGTTTGTGGTAGCAGACTCTAAAACTGACTCTTATGGGTCCTAACAACCATAACAAATGACGTCCCAGACCATTGTTTGATCAAATCAAGGGACAAGCATAAAGGATGCACGGGGGAAAAATAGTTGGCTTGCTTTTTGAGGAGACCCATGATGATACCATCGGAAAACCGACTGAAAGTTTACAGCTTTATCATCAGAAAAACCAAGAGGACATTCATGACACAGATCCATCATCTCCCCAGATGCACAAAAGATAGTAACATGAAGGAAGAAAGCTTACAGCAAGTTTAGCTACAAATCCATTTAACACCCAAATGAATGGTCTGATGCTTGGTGAACGAGAGAGCAGAGAACGAAAGGTTACCTGCGCTCCTTTGAATTGCAGAAAGACGGCGTCGGGATGGAGGAACAATGAATCTCAGCGCAAGCCGAACAAAGCTGGGAAAAGTTTCATCTTTTTGCTGCGACTGCCTTCCAGATTCTGCATCACCTCTCCTTTCGTTGAGTTGCCCGTTTCTTCCTCACTCGGTAGTTTCTCTCTTGGCTCTTTCGTTGTTGCCCGTcgctcttttcctttttatggTTTTCTTCGCTCAGCCTCAACTCTCCCTTTCTATCCAAAACCCTCGGCTCTCCTGGTCTCTCTCCAACTCAGTCGTCAAAAAACCCCCCGTAGCctcctgtttttctttttcccagaCCAAAAACCTCCTTTACGAAAGCTCCCTCTCTATCTCTCCGTTTCTTTTTTGCTAAACCTAGCCGCCGACTACCCCTCTGAACTTTCTCCCCCTGTCTCTCCCTGGTTTTCAAAAGCCTTTGCTCTCTCTTGTTTCCTTACTCCGCCGCCACTCCAGCTCTCTGATTTTCTCTCCCCTTTCTCCTCTCATTTCTGTCTTTTCCTCCAGCCCTTAAACCCTCAGCTCTCGTTTGGTTTCTTGTTGCCCCCCCAGCCGTCATCCAACCTCCCTTCCTCTTGCTTTTATAGTGTACCGAATATCCCTAGAACCTAGGATCAATggtgcatgttttctgcattttttcgGTGATTATTAAGCCATTAGATGGCTTTTTGTACCGATATTTCTTGATGAGTCGGATGCATTTTTCATCTCTGGTTCCGTTTCTCATTTTTGCTTGAAATAAGAAATGGGCACGGATCCTGTGTAGCTCAGGTGCATAAGCTTGTTtccttctcttttcctttttccctttttttttctaatgaacttgaatttaaaatactaaagcatatttttttgtgaatgattttctctttctctctgttttttttttggacaagttttatgctaaaagtcttaacaataacaataaaaataaacatctaaaaaggcaaaatgaatacaaaaataaaaactaaaaactaataataatagataataataataatctgaAACGCtatacaaatgctaaaaaaatctaaaccaaaatcatgaagttgacaaataaaaatagataagaattatcactaaaagcaaaaaataaaataaaaataaaaataaaataaaaattatttaaaaatttggtgtctacattatGCTGAGAAACTAGAAGCAGGCATGAGAATGCCAACCACCCGCTTTCTTCGGGATAACCTTTGGTATTAGAGAATTCGGATAATCCAACTCACTCTCAATGCCATCCAAATTCTTTAGGATATGAGATGTTGTGCAGATAAAAAAGAATGAATTCCATTATCAACTTATGTCGAAAATTTTACATGATAAAGAATAGTGAAAATGAGAAAGGGTGGTTCTATATTGGGACCCGTTCCAAACATGTCCAGAAGTTGGTAATAAATGCCTCCATCTCAATTAAAAGAAGGAAGAatagctttattttttttccaaatgatGATTTCTCGAACGAATTTCAGTGGAAACCTCATAACGCACCTGCCGACTCCTCTCCCAAACTTGTGAAAGAGCTAAACTTTCATAAATTTAAAGGATCGAATCCAAGATAAATGGTTGGTTCTATCCAGAGGTAGTCTTGGTAGAGGTGGTTATTTGCCAAACTCTTATCAGCCCCAATAAGTCTTCTTACTACTCTTCTAGGTTCAAGAGGACTTGTAATTTTCATTTGATTGAGTAATGGTTTGATCATCTCAATTATTGaataataattcatttattctATACAGTTGTGAAGGTATCTGACTAGATCATTTCGAGAACGGGGAGCGTAGTCAATAGGTAAAAGCACATAACCCTTGCAGAGCCATCTGCAACTGGGAAGAAATACGATGAGCAGCTCGACCTCCCACCAGTCTTCTCCCGTGGTCATTCTTGAAGAGGGGATCTTGAACAAATCCATAATTCCATAGAGGGTAGCCGTCCAAGGGATAACAATAGCCTTGGCTGGTCATAGGGGTCAAAAGATTCTCTACCTTCGTGGTCCTATGATCGTGGGAGCATCTTTATGGAATTGATATCTTACTCTCCTCTTGAAGCCAAGTAGCCCCGAGATCAGGTACCCCATTGAGCACTTCTATCCTCCATGGGAACTCACCATCAACGATCGATGTCAAGATTTCAATTTTGAACTTGTTTTCTGATATCTTGGTGATTTCAACTGGCATGCCCACGAATTCAAACACCAAGAAAGCTTTATACATCTTCGAATACCAGTGCAAGTTATACACATATTTAAATACCCTttgcttcatttcttcagtTCCCATTtattaaaatgaaaaatttaaatCTACACAAATTAAAGAATGATGTCTTTGAACTCATTTAGAACTTCTCAACTTGTTTaaaacttttatattttgatgCGTTGTGAATTCAATTAGCATACCCAAGGTAAACGAATCTTGTGAATTCAACTGATATGCCGTGATAGAtgaaaaatatgataaattgACTGGAGAAAATTCTTTCCGGTATTAATAATTTCCTACTGAGGTGCGTAAAGGTAATTGCTACGGACAACTTCTCTGCTAAAGTTGCATACAAACACTAGAGCCAATAAGAATTTGACAAGCGTTTAACTCATCGACTAGATGTTTGCTATGGCGGaaccaaaaatgaaaatgataatatgaaaTGTAATCAACTAAGAAAAAGAGGCAAAAATATGTAATTAATCTGAAAATTTAGAATTAGTTTTAATGATTATTACTAGGGAGGTGGCGAGGCGAGTTCCTGGTGGTAGAATCGAGGTTACCAAGAGATTAGTTTACCTGCAAAATATAAAATGGTCGAGACCTAGTCCACCGGTCTCACTCCGATGTTGAAGTCAAAAGTAGTTCGAAAGTTGTTTGTGAGAATAAAGTTGCATATCTTTTTTGTGAATAGTGTATGGGTATATATACTAGAAATATCTATGGGTAGGATGACGAAATCTATAACTGTCTGACGTTATGAGACAGTCTAAGGTAGCAGTGTAAATTGTAAATTTAAGCAACAGGATGGCTGATAGTCACAACGATCCAACAGTCTCTAATCACATCATTAATTGAGATGTCTATTATTTCGAACCAAATGAATTCTTGAGGTGAACTCTTGTTTGAGAATAACCAGGACGAGGTGTTTCCCAGATCAGTAGAATGGACAAGATGGTTTAAACTCGGGTAGGCCGTGATATCCACGTAAGCCCCCAATCTTGAGTGGAGTGAGTATAGACGATTCTCCATTTGAAACTATATTCTGTAGTCAAGAAGAGACACATGTTCAGATATTGGGTTATGAGAAGATGAAATGTCAGTCAAGGGTGATTGAAGTGTGCTACCATGGGAGTGTCATTCGATCCGTCATTCATTAATAGAGGGAGAGAAATAGAAGTGGGCATTTTAGAATTCAAAAAGTCTGCCTTTCGTCGACATTACGATATATACTGGATCGAGCCAAAAGCATTGCTACGAGCCTACCCCTTTTACCGAGATTataacaaacattgggttgagGCGAATTAGTCAACAGCTATTCCTCCTGAAAGTCAAGTGACAATTTACGTTGAGTAACTAGAAGTGATCCGAAGAATGTCAACCACCCGATTTGTTCCGGACGACTTTTGATATTAGGGAACTTGAATCAACTAACTTACTCCCAATGCCATCCAAATTCTTACGTGGTTCGAGATATTGTACCGAGAACAAAGAATGAATCCCATTGTCAACCTATTTTGAAGATTTTACAAGATAAAGAATAGTGAAAATGAGAAGGGTGGTTCTACTTTAGGACACACTCCAAATATGTcaagaaattaataataaatgcCTCCACCTCAATTAAGAGGAGGAAAAATaactttgtttttgttttcagTGATGATTTTCGAATGGATTTTGGTGGCGACCTCATAACGTACCTGCTAATCCCCCTCCCGAACTTGTAGAAGAGCAAAACTTTCAGAAGGTTTAAAAGGTCGAGTCTCAAAATAAATGGCTGGTTCTACTCTGACGCGGTCTTGGCAGAGGAGGGCATTAGTCGAACTCTTATCAGTGCCACTAAATCTCTTTACTACTCTCTAGATTTAAGAGAACTTGtgattttcatttcatttagtAATATTTTAATCTTCTTAATTATTGAGTAATGATTCATTTTTCTATGCAGTGGCGAAGGTATCCGACCTGATGACTTCAGGAACAGGGAGCATAACCAAGAGGCAGAAGTGCAAGGCCTTTGTCGAGCCTTCAGcaattggggaaaaaaaaaagaagggcgGCTTGACCTTCTACCCGTCTGCTCCCGTGGTCATTTTTGAAAAGGGGAATTCAACCGACCTTATAATTCCTGAGAAGGTAGCCAACCGAGAggtattttgtttcttttctttcccctaCACATTAGTTTTGGTGCGTTTTAACTAGTTtcataactaattaactagagttttggtaaaaatatacattttgtggtttaaatggcaaacattgcatttctatggattttaatggtaaaaacttcatgcttttgtaggtttaatgattcaatcatcaaagggtgcgaattgagaagataattggatgataattcatgatttgaagtgcttaaagaaaacatgaagtgcaaaacatTCAAATGAAGAAATGCAAGTGAAGACAGTTTTGATACAtcttcgtatttcggctatatcttgagctatACACATCGGATCGAGATGAACTTTACAccattttgaagataagagatagatctgcatttggtatgaagacatcgaaatccaattCAGTTGTTTTCTCAGTCAAAAAGTCGAAACAGAGAAGCTTATTTGTATGGTCGAAAGTTGAAACAGGGGATTGAATAGTCGATGGTAAtttgatcatatctcagtcCACAGAACTTcaaattggatgattattaAAGCATTGAAAAGCTAATTCAAgaggttacaactttcatgttttgcacaaaagctagttcagcTTTCGTTATAGAGACAATAGCAGTTAAAGTGAGGCCAAATTCACAGAAGTAAATACGCGACTTGAGAAAATGTGAGTGAAGTCGCGTATTGCAGCCTGATTTCAGTAACTTGCTCAGCCACTTGCTTTgttttcacactactttccagctatagTTGGAGAGAGAATTTCAGCTGCACATGCTTCTGAGGCAAAAAGGAAGAGGAAAGGAGCTTTATGTCTTGTCCAAAGTCCACCTTTTTGACTCTTAACAATTAGATCTTAGAATCATTAGAAGAAGAGAGTAGAACATATTAGAAGAAGCTCATATCAGACTTTAGCATTTGAACTTAAAAAAGGAAGTCTTGTCTTGTTCTCTCTAACTAACACTTTTTGTGAGAACAATTCGAGACTTCATTGTACAccattttattgaaaaaattgaagatcATTGGGAGCTTCTTCATTAACTTGgctaaattttctttatttatcttttacttgtgattcaTGATGTGTTCATACAACGAAACTATGTGTTTTCTTGTTGTATGTTACAGGAATAGCTAATTTTCtagatctagggagtagatgaaacttatagCTATTTGATATAAAGTGAATATAATTTACACTTGTTACATCTTctattaacttgtctatttgtgcatgcttatcacttgttgttgcttgatcaccaataacaaACTCTTAGTTATTATTATTCAATAAAAGTTGGTAATAATGATAGAACCACATGAATAGAGCTTGAGTAgtagactcatgagaatagaggtACACTCAAGTGGTAAActtgaatttcttgaagaaAACAACAGTAGAACTAGGTATTCACCTTGAGAATAGGAAAAACTAGACTATtctaagccatttcatcatgagaatgagatttggtGATATTGGAATTGAATCCCTAGTTAAACAAGGGttgtaacaagaggtaaatctattcattGTTTATGCAATAAGTGGAATCTATATCCCTAAACTCCAgtttttagtgaattttctccTTTGTATCTTGCAAAAATCTAGTTAGAGTTAGTTAGTTAATAGTAGCTATAACTTTTTCTGTTCCAATTTATtgttagtctaaataatagagtaagtaaGGACCTAATACTTGAAAAATAGCTCTCCGTGGAatcgacccgatatatgccctaaactactagttgacctgtatacttgcagtcaaaacgggtataaattggatttaaacttgcacttatatTGAAATTCTGTCAAATTTTTTGCACCGTTGCctgggagcggcaatattagggcctaattaactttattaatttagacattatTTGTAATTACTAGCTAATTTGTTTATAGttaaattacaatttttattGGTTTTTGCGAATTAGTTGCTACATagtctcttttatttttgtttgcagTGTATGTACCGGGCGCTACGGGTAGTAGCACCTTTTGATTCAGAAATTAAAAGGACACTACATAGACAAAGAAGGCGTACACcacaacaagaagaagaaaagatttATCCAATAGAGGGAATTGCAATGAAACTAccttttaaagaaaaaatgacGAAAAACGAAGCAAATAGGCGAGGTCTAAGGGATTTTGCTCTACCGGGAACTCAAGGATCCCAAACAAGTATAGTGCGGTCTACAGTAAACGCTAATAATATtaagattaaaccatcactaaTCCAAATGGTGCAACAATCTCAATTTAGAGGTAATGCCATAGAGGATCCAAATGCACACTTAGCCACATTTTTGGAGATATGTGATActattaaaatgaatggagttaacGATGATACAATAAGGCTTaggttgttcccattttcattaaaagataaagctaaaatttggcTACATTCTCATGTCCCTAATACCTTCACCACTTTGAATGATTTATCTAGggtatttttgaataaatatttcCCACCAGGTAAAACGGTTAAACTTAGAATGGATATCATTAGTTTAGTCAATTTGATGGTGAATCGTTGTATGAAATTTGGGAACAATTTAGAGAGTTGCTTCGAAgatgtccacatcatggacttTTCAATTGGCTTATTGTACAAAACTTCTATAACGGTTTATCTTTCTCTACTAAAATGACTATTGATGCAGCCGCAGGTGGTGCTTTGACGGGTAAATCACCCGAAGAAGCTCAAAGTTTGATTGAAGAAATGACAGCTAACAACTACTAATGGGCTAATGAAAAAGGTAATCCAAGGCAACACGCAGGTATGATTGAAACTAATGCGATCAATATGCTTAGTGCACAAATGAGTAATATGATGCAAATGTTACGTCGTCAAACCGGATGTGGTCCGAGTTCTTCTATTAATGCACCTGTTGCTTGTTGTTCCATATGTGGAGGAGAACACGACCCTAACAAGTGTGTTGATGTTGAGCAGACTCAATTTGTTAATAATTACGATAGGAATGATCAAAACAATCCATACTCAAAAACATACAATCCGGGGTAGAGGAATCATCCAAATTTTGGATGGAAGGAGCAAGGCAATCCTTAAAGGCCCAATAATCTGTCGGGATTCCAATCGAGGGCACAATAGATGAATACTAAACCGGATTGGAAGATTGCGGTGGAGAAATTGGCAAAAGGAATTTCGAAGAGATTCGAACGAATAGAGGGGCGGTTGGATTAATTGATCGGAATGTATAAAAATGCGGAGATCCAAATTGATCAAATCGCCAATTCTATCAACAATCAAAATCAGGGGTAATTACCAAGTAAAACGGAGGTGAATCATAGGGAACATGTCAAGGCCATTTCCCTTCGTAGTGGTAAACAACTAGAAGACCCTCCAATGATAGAAAACAAAGGGAATGAGGAGAGTGTTAGCGGagaagatgagcaattggaGAAAGAGGTAGGTGTGGGGGAAGGTGATaaagaaaaattggaagaaaaacAACCAACTTCCTACAATACCATTCTGATACCTCCGATAGTGCCATTTCCTCAACGACTCAAGCCAAATAAACTCGACAAAGATTTTGAtaaatttgtaaaaatttttaaacaattGCATATTAATATTCCTTTAATTGATGCCATTTTGCAGATTCCTTCGTATGCCAAGTTCCTCAAGGAGATAATGACGCGCAAAAGGAAATTGGAGGATCGCGAAATAATAGCATTAACTGAGGAGTATAGCGCCATCATACTAAACAAGCTGCCACCAAAGTTGAAAGATCCGAGGAGATTTTCTCTACCTTGCACTATTGGTAACATTGAATTTTCAAAAGCATTATGTGACTTTGGTGCAAGTGTGTCCTTAATTCCTTTAACGGTGGCTAGACAACTAGAGTTGCATGAGCTAAAACGCACAAATATTACTTTGCAGTTAGCAGATCGGTCTATTAGATATTCACTAGGAGTCTTGGAGAATATACTgctcaaaatacaaaaatgtATCATTCCGGTGAATTTTGTGGCATTAGATATGGAGGAAGATATATCTATACCAATTATCTTAGGTAGGCCATTTTTAGCAACTGCgggtactattattgatgttAAAAATGGCAAACTCAAGTTTCAAATAGGTGAAGAAGAGGTAGtatttaatttgaatgaaataaaaaaatacccttcttttacTAATCATGCTTGTTTAATTGCCACAATGGATTTGCTAACCAAAAAGGTGAATCGAATCAATCTCGATGTCGATCCTCTTGAGTTTTGTTTAATAAGTGCAGGGGTACAAAAGGAGaatgatgaagaaagagaaTTATAGACCCAATATTTGGATGCACAACCTCTTTATAGGAAGGGGTATGTTTGAAAAGCTTGGACAAGAAAAGAGACTTCCACCACCGTCGGAGATAGAAACTCCAAAACTTGAACTCAAGCCACTTCCTAACCACTTGAAGTATGAGTTTCTTGGTGAAAATGAAACTCTTCCAATGATTGTTAGTGCGTATTTGGAAGAAGAGCAACTCAATAAGTTGCTATGAGTCTTAAGGAAGCATAAGAAGACTATAGGATGGACCATCTCTGACATTCAAGAAATTAGCTTTTCTTTATGCATGCATCACATTCTCTTGGAGAAAAATTGCAAACCGGTAGTCGAAACCCAAAGAAGGCTTAACCTGaacatgaaagaggtggtaagaTTGAAAATTATAAAGTGGTTGGATGTAAGTATAATCTTCTCTATCTCAGATAGTATTTGGATAAGTCCAATTCATGTTGTTCCAAAGAAGGGTGGAACTACCATAGTTAAAGGGAAAATGATGAACTTATTCCCTATAAACTTGTGGTAGGATGGCAAGTGTGTATTGATTATAGAAAGTTAAATTCAGTCACAAGAAAAGATTATTTTCCCCTACcctttcttgatcaattattggagtGTATTGCTGGTTATGATTTTATTGTTTCCTTGATGGATTTTCAGGTTATAACCAAATAGCCATAGCTCCGGAAGATTAAGAGAAAATCACCTTCACTTGTCCATATGGCATATTTGCTTTTAGACGAATGCCATTTGGCCTTTACAATGCTCCAGCCACATTCCAACGTTGCATGATAGctattttttctgattatataGAGAAAGTTATGGAGATTTTCATGGACGATTTTTCGGTATATGGCTGATCGTTTGACCATTgtcttcataatttggatttgATTTTGCAGTGATATGAAGAGACAAATCTTATGCTTAATTAGGAGAAGTGCCGGTTTATGGTTCGAGAAGGAATTGTTTTTGGGCACAAGATTTCATCTCAAGGAATAGACGTGGATAAGGCAAAAATAGAAGTGATTGAGCGAATGCCACCTCCAACTAATGTCAAGTGGATAAGAAACTTTCTTGGACATGCGACCTTCTATAGACGttttattaaggattttttcaaaataGCTAAACCATTATTTGATTTACTATGCAATGATGCTCCATTTCATTTTGATGATAATTGTTTAATGGCTTTTGATAGGTTGAAAAAGGAGTTGACGTCAACACCAATTATAACATCACCAGACTAGTCGCTACCATATGAGttgatgtgtgatgcaagtgaCTATACAATCGGAGCTATGTTAGATCAACGAAAGGAAGGAAGGTTGCACGTGATCTATTATGCAAGTAAAGTACTCAACGAAGCACAAATTAACTATGCGACCACGAAGAAGGAGCTTTTGGCGGTGATATTTGCTTTAGATCTtatttagtaggatctaaagttatcATTTATACGAACTATTCAACTCTTAAatatttgctccataaaaaaaaagcaaaatcgCGACTAATTCATTGGATTCTCTTATTGCAGGAATTTAATTTAGAGATTAAAGATAAAAAGGGATCGAAGAACCTGGTGGCGGATCATTTTTTGCGATTAGAATATATCCCTACCGATGATCAAATTCCAATTAAAGAGAATTTTTCAGATGAGTTTGTTCTTGCACTAACTAAATCCCTATGGTATGCAgattttgctaattttttggtAAGTGGAATACTTCCCAAGGGTTTGAATTTTCaccaaagaaagaaatttttgcatgatgttaaaagttacttttgggaaGAACTGCTGCTTTATAAACATTGGGCCGATGGTATGATAAAAAGATATATTCCCGAAGAAGAGGTACGTGATATTTTGTTTCATTGTCATAACTTAAAAACCGGAGGACATTTTAGCACTTCTAAGACCGTAACTAAGATTTGGCAATCGGGATTTTATTCGCCTACTAGATACCGAGATGTTTgggaatatgttaaaaattGTGACGCTTGTCAAAGAACTAGAAATATTTCTAACAAAAATGAAATGCCCTTAATTACTTTATTAGAAATTGAGTTATTTGATGTATTGGATATAGATTTTATGGGGTCATTTCCTAGTTCTTTTAACAATAAGTATATCTTAGTAGCGGTagattatgtttctaaatgggtggaggcaATTGTTTCACCTACAAATGATACTAAGGTAGTACTCCTTCCGTCCCAAAATTTGGGACGCTTTTTGGGAAACACACTTTTTATGCACAGTAGCATTATGAGGACACACTTATCTGACTCTTTCAATCGTACCCTTTGCTGTTTGTGGAGTAAAACAACAAACTGTTGGGAACCACTTGCCATTAAGTCACTTTGACTAAAAGGCAAAGACAATTAGAAGGGTATAACTTCCGATGATGTGTTATGGCTGGGTCCATTAGAATTGGTTAGTGCAATCTTGACTTTTCAATAGAAGGGTATAACtggaaaataatttcaaaagtggtttgactTGTTCAAAGTGACTCAAATTTTGGGACAAGCAAAAAGCGGAAATATGACATTAACaatgggatggagggagtaCTTAGATTtcttaaaaagaatatttttagtAGATTTGGTATTCCTAGGGCCATAGTAAGTGATGAAGTAAAGCACTTTTGTAATAATCAATTTGATTCTTTATT encodes the following:
- the LOC113769295 gene encoding uncharacterized protein LOC113769295, which codes for MIENKGNEESVSGEDEQLEKEIPSYAKFLKEIMTRKRKLEDREIIALTEEYSAIILNKLPPKLKDPRRFSLPCTIGNIEFSKALCDFGASVSLIPLTVARQLELHELKRTNITLQLADRSIRYSLGVLENILLKIQKCIIPVNFVALDMEEDISIPIILGRPFLATAGTIIDVKNGKLKFQIGEEEGYKRRMMKKENYRPNIWMHNLFIGRGMFEKLGQEKRLPPPSEIETPKLELKPLPNHLKYEFLGENETLPMIVSAYLEEEQLNKLL